A single genomic interval of Streptomyces showdoensis harbors:
- a CDS encoding TetR/AcrR family transcriptional regulator — MARPRRYDPERRDRIVDAALRVVGRAGIAGLSHRTVAAEADVPLGSTTYHFGSLDELLVAALRRANDNFGRALRESPGLADPAADLAAVLARLIGTWLGGERTGVELEYELYLAALRRPALRPVAAEWAEDVSACLAPRTDPATARAVIALMDGICLQVLLTDGRYDEEYAREMLGRVLGGAAPKG; from the coding sequence ATGGCCCGGCCCCGGCGGTACGACCCCGAGCGCCGCGACCGGATCGTCGACGCGGCCCTGCGCGTCGTCGGCCGCGCCGGCATCGCCGGGCTCAGCCACCGCACCGTCGCCGCCGAGGCCGACGTGCCGCTCGGCTCCACCACGTACCACTTCGGCTCCCTCGACGAACTCCTCGTCGCCGCCCTGCGCCGCGCCAACGACAACTTCGGCCGCGCGCTGCGCGAGAGCCCCGGCCTCGCCGACCCGGCGGCCGACCTCGCCGCCGTCCTGGCCCGCCTCATCGGCACGTGGCTCGGCGGCGAACGGACCGGCGTGGAGCTGGAGTACGAGCTCTACCTCGCCGCCCTGCGCCGCCCCGCCCTGCGCCCCGTCGCCGCCGAATGGGCCGAGGACGTCAGCGCCTGCCTGGCCCCGCGCACCGACCCGGCCACCGCCCGCGCCGTCATCGCCCTCATGGACGGCATCTGCCTCCAGGTCCTCCTCACCGACGGCAGGTACGACGAGGAGTACGCCCGCGAGATGCTCGGCCGGGTGCTCGGCGGCGCCGCCCCGAAGGGCTGA
- the dapD gene encoding 2,3,4,5-tetrahydropyridine-2,6-dicarboxylate N-succinyltransferase — translation MTTAPRTTGAVAAGLATIAGDGTVLDTWFPAPELTAAPGPAGTERLGPDEAVNALGEGAAKALGVDARRGVEVVAVRTVIASLDDKPLDAHDAYLRLHLLSHRLVKPHGQSLDGMFGLLANVAWTSLGPVAVDDIEKVRLNARAEGLHLQVTSIDKFPRMTDYVAPAGVRIADADRVRLGAHLAAGTTVMHEGFVNFNAGTLGTSMVEGRISAGVVVGDGSDIGGGASTMGTLSGGGNVVISIGERCLIGAEAGVGIALGDECVVEAGLYVTAGTRVTMPDGQIVKARELSGASNILFRRNSVSGAVEARPNNAVWGGLNEILHSHN, via the coding sequence ATGACCACTGCTCCTCGCACCACCGGCGCCGTCGCCGCCGGCCTCGCCACCATCGCCGGCGACGGCACCGTTCTCGACACCTGGTTCCCCGCCCCCGAGCTCACCGCCGCCCCCGGCCCCGCCGGCACCGAGCGGCTCGGCCCCGACGAGGCCGTCAACGCCCTCGGCGAAGGCGCCGCCAAGGCCCTCGGCGTGGACGCCCGCCGCGGTGTCGAGGTGGTCGCCGTCCGCACCGTCATCGCCTCGCTCGACGACAAGCCGCTCGACGCCCACGACGCCTACCTGCGCCTCCACCTGCTCAGCCACCGGCTGGTCAAGCCGCACGGCCAGAGCCTGGACGGCATGTTCGGCCTGCTCGCCAACGTCGCCTGGACCTCGCTCGGCCCGGTCGCCGTCGACGACATCGAGAAGGTGCGGCTCAACGCCCGCGCCGAGGGCCTGCACCTCCAGGTCACCTCGATCGACAAGTTCCCCCGCATGACCGACTACGTCGCGCCCGCCGGCGTCCGCATCGCCGACGCCGACCGGGTCCGCCTCGGCGCGCACCTCGCCGCCGGCACCACCGTCATGCACGAGGGCTTCGTCAACTTCAACGCCGGCACCCTCGGCACCTCCATGGTCGAGGGCCGCATCTCGGCCGGCGTCGTCGTCGGCGACGGCTCCGACATCGGCGGCGGCGCCTCCACGATGGGCACCCTCTCCGGCGGCGGCAACGTCGTCATCTCCATCGGCGAGCGCTGCCTGATCGGCGCCGAGGCGGGCGTCGGCATCGCCCTGGGCGACGAGTGCGTCGTCGAGGCCGGTCTCTACGTCACGGCCGGCACCCGGGTCACCATGCCCGACGGCCAGATCGTCAAGGCCCGCGAGCTCTCCGGCGCCTCGAACATCCTCTTCCGCCGCAACTCGGTCTCCGGCGCCGTCGAGGCCCGCCCGAACAACGCGGTCTGGGGCGGCCTGAACGAGATCCTCCACAGCCACAACTGA
- a CDS encoding SDR family NAD(P)-dependent oxidoreductase, with protein MTEQQPVALVTGSSSGIGAAVARRLAAAGYRVAVNSARSVEAGEKLAAELPGAHYVRADVADQAQATRLVEETVAHFGRLDLLVNSAGTTRFIPHDDLEAASPDVWRHLYDVNVIGVWQTVTAAVPHLRAAGGAIVNVSSQAGVRPGGSSIPYAVTKAAVNHMTKLLAKTLGPEVRVNAVAPGLIDTPWFDGVEGADAAKEHVASVVPLRRVGRPEDIAEAVHDLAKATYITGEVLLVDGGGHLLG; from the coding sequence ATGACCGAACAGCAGCCCGTCGCCCTCGTCACCGGCTCGTCCTCGGGGATCGGGGCCGCCGTCGCCCGCAGGCTCGCCGCCGCGGGCTACCGGGTCGCCGTCAACTCGGCCCGCTCCGTCGAGGCGGGCGAGAAGCTCGCCGCGGAACTCCCCGGCGCCCACTACGTCCGGGCCGACGTCGCCGACCAGGCCCAGGCCACCCGCCTCGTCGAGGAGACCGTGGCACACTTCGGCCGCCTGGACCTGCTGGTCAACAGCGCGGGCACCACCCGCTTCATCCCGCACGACGACCTCGAGGCCGCCTCGCCCGACGTGTGGCGGCACCTCTACGACGTCAACGTCATCGGCGTCTGGCAGACCGTCACCGCCGCCGTCCCCCACCTGCGCGCGGCGGGCGGCGCCATCGTGAACGTCTCCTCGCAGGCCGGCGTCCGGCCGGGCGGCAGCTCCATCCCGTACGCGGTGACGAAGGCCGCCGTCAACCACATGACCAAGCTGCTCGCCAAGACCCTCGGCCCCGAGGTGCGGGTCAACGCGGTCGCGCCGGGGCTCATCGACACCCCGTGGTTCGACGGCGTCGAGGGCGCCGACGCCGCCAAGGAACACGTCGCCTCGGTGGTGCCGCTGCGCCGGGTGGGACGGCCCGAGGACATCGCCGAGGCCGTGCACGACCTCGCCAAGGCCACGTACATCACGGGCGAGGTGCTGCTCGTGGACGGCGGCGGCCACCTGCTCGGCTGA
- a CDS encoding GNAT family N-acetyltransferase has product MILRPATRADLPAVLALLADEERVVDPASVPVTAAYERAFADIEADPRNEVLVLVDGVLVVGCLQATYIPGLGKGGAERALIEAVRIRADRRGGGLGRELMERAVARARARGCALVQLTSNKDRTAAHRFYASLGFARSHDGFKLSL; this is encoded by the coding sequence GTGATCCTGCGCCCCGCCACCCGTGCCGACCTGCCCGCCGTCCTCGCGCTGCTCGCCGACGAGGAGCGGGTGGTGGACCCGGCCTCGGTGCCCGTCACCGCCGCCTACGAGCGGGCGTTCGCGGACATCGAGGCCGATCCGCGCAACGAGGTCCTCGTCCTGGTGGACGGCGTCCTCGTCGTGGGCTGCCTGCAGGCCACGTACATCCCCGGCCTCGGCAAGGGCGGCGCCGAACGGGCGCTGATCGAGGCGGTCCGGATCAGGGCCGACCGGCGCGGCGGCGGACTCGGCCGGGAGCTGATGGAGCGCGCGGTGGCCAGGGCCCGGGCCCGGGGCTGCGCGCTCGTCCAGCTCACCAGCAACAAGGACCGCACGGCCGCCCACCGCTTCTACGCCTCGCTGGGCTTCGCCCGCAGCCACGACGGGTTCAAGCTGAGCCTTTAG